The nucleotide window CGCCGTCGAGACCGTGCTCGTCGAGCAGCGCGGCGAGGCGCGGCCCGCCACACCAGAACAGTTCGATATCGATGGCGAACCCCGACAGCCACTCGGCGATCGACTCGACGCGCTCGCGCGGGGCGCGCAAGGCGACGATGACGGTGGCCACGTCGAGCGTGGCGAGCGACGAAAAGACGTGCTCGGCCGCATCGGTGCGGTGCTCGCGGCCGGTCATCGGGACGACGACCGCCGTGCGCTCCGTCGGCGCGGCCGGCGGCTCGTCGGCGAACCCGTGTAGCGTCGTGATCCGTTCCTGAACGTACTCCATGAGTCGAACTCGCCACTCGCGCGCTCGATGCTCGGTAGTTTCGTTCGGGACGAGCGCGCCGGGCCTGTTCGTCCATCGTCGGGCCTGCGGCCAATCAAGCCTTCCGGAACGCCGTTCGTCTCGAAAACAGACACGGGAAAGGTGCGCGGTGATGCCAGGGCAGCGGACCGTGTTCCCGTGTGACCGGAACCCTCTGGTTCCGTTTGGATGCACGATGCAGAAGGCCCTATACTTACTCCCTGACCGACGTTTCAAACACTGAAGCATGTGTCACGCCGTGAAACATACCACCTGTCGACAGATCAATTCGTTCTCGAACGGCAACGAGAATAGGTGTTTCGTCGGTCTCGTCGGCGATCCGTATCCCAACGTTAACGCTCCCGGCTGCCTGATTCTCCGGAAATGAGTACACAGGAGGTCTCCCGCGGCCGCGCGTGGCTGATGGCCGCGCGACCGCAGACGCTGCCGGCGGCCGCCGCGCCGGTGTTCGTCGGCACCGGTCTCGCCGTCGCGATGGACGTGTTCGCCCCGCTGCCCGCGCTGGCGGCGCTCGTCGGCGCGCTGCTCATCCAGATCGGGACGAACTTCGCGAACGACTACTACGACGCCAAGTCCGGCGTCGACTCCGAGGATCGCGACGGGTTCACGAGAGTCACCCAATCGGGCCTCATCGGGGCGAGCGAGGTCCGGCGCGCGATGATCGCCACGTTCGCGCTCGCCATCGTTCTCGGGAGCTATCTGGTCTTCGTCGGCGGACTGCCGATCGTGATCGTCGGCCTGTCGAGCGTCGCCGCGGGGATCCTCTACACCGGTGGCCCCTACCCCTACGGCTGGTACGGCCTCGGCGATCTCTTCGTGTTCGTCTTCTTCGGGCTGGTCGCCGTCAGCGGCACCTACTATGTGCAGGCCGCGGCTCTCGCACGATCGTTCCCGCTCTGGCTCCCACCCGACACGCTGCCGCTCGCGGCCGTCGTGGCGAGCCTGCCCGCCGCGGGCCTCTCGACCAACATCCTGATCGTTAACAACCTGCGCGATCGCGAGACCGACATGGCGGCGGGCAAGCGCTCGCTCGCGGTGCTCCTCGGCTACCGCTGGAGCCGCGTCGAGTTCCTGCTGATGACGGGAATGGCCTACGTGATCCCCGTCGTCTTCTGGCTCACCGGCTCCGGCGCGCTCGTGCTCGCACCGCTGCTGACGCTGCCGTACGCCGCCTCGATCGCCGCGACCGTTCTGACCAGAACCGACGGCGATGCGCTCAATCCCGCGCTCGAACGGGTGGGCAAACTGCTCGCGGCCCACTCCGTGCTCTTCGCGCTCGGGCTCGCGCTGCCGAGGGTGCTATGAGGATCGAACCGCTCTCGCTGGCGCTCGCGAGCCCGCTCTCGACCGCCCGGGGCACGATCGACACGAGGGAGGGGTTCCTCGTCACGATCGACCACGAGGGGACGCGAGGCGTCGGCGAGGCGACACCGCTGCCCGGCTGGACGGAATCGCTCGACAAGTGTCGGACGGCGCTCGATCGTGTACTCGATACCGACGACTGGTCAGCAGCGCTCGATGCGCTCGACGGTACACCGGCCGCCCGCCACGGGCTCGCGCTCGCGCTCGCCGACGCCCGCTCGCGTGCCGCCGGTCTCCCGCTCTACCGCCATCTCGGCGGCGATCCGACGGACGAGATCCCGGTGAACGCGACGATCGGCGACGGCTCAGTCGACGAAACCATCGCCGAAGCCACCGCGGCCGTCGAACGGGGGTTCGAGGCTCTCAAGCTCAAAGTCGGCGCGCGGGCGATCGTGGAGGACATCGAGCGCGTCGCCGCCGTCCGGGAGACGGTCGGGAACGATATCGAGCTCCGTGCCGACGCGAACGGTGCGTGGGACCACGAGACGGCACGCGCAGCGCTCGATGAGTTCGCCGACGCGGGGCTCGCGTACGTCGAACAACCGCTTCCCGCGGACGATCTCGCCGGCCACGCCGATCTCCGAGGACGGCTGCCGATCGCGCTCGACGAATCGCTCGCGATTCACTCCGTCGAGCGCGTTCTCGCCGCCGATGCTGCGGACGTCATCATCGTAAAACCGATGGCGCTCGGTGGGCCGAATCGCGCGCGTGCGGCCACGCTCGCCGCCCGCGAGGCCGGCTGCGAGGCGGTTCTCACGACGACGATCGACGGTGCACTCGCACGGGCAGGGGCCGTCCACGTCGCGGCGAGCTTCCCTGACCCGCTGGCGGCCGGGCTCGCGACCGCTGATCGGCTCGCCGAGGATCTCATCTCTGATCCGGCACCGATCGACGACGGCCACGCGCGCGTGCCACAGGGACCGGGCAACGCGCCACTGGAGGACGGATGACAGACGTGCTCGCCCGGCGCGTGCAGGCCTCGCCCGACGCGACCGCGCTCGTCGGGGTCGGAGGAGCGGAGTGGACCTACCGCGAGCTCGACGAGCACGTCGAGCGGGTCGCCGGCCGGCTCGCGGCGCTCGGGATCGCGGGCGAACATCTCGGCTGTCTACTCGAAACCCGGCCCGCGACGGCCGTTCTCGTCCACGCGGCCGCCCGCCTCGGCTGCGTGCTCGTCCCGCTGAACACGCGTCTCACGCCTACCGAACTCGACAGCCACGTCGAACGCGCGGAGCTCGCGGCGCTCGTCTGCGGGGCGGACACCGCCGACACCGCCGTCGAGCTCTCGGTGGACGTTCCGACCGCTTCCGTCGACGACACGGAGCACACGGAGATCACTGTCCTGGACAGCGTCTCGCCGGCGGAGTTCGCGCCCGCCTCGCGCGACGCCGACGATCCGGCAGTCATGCTCGCCACGTCGGGGACGACCGGCGAGCCGAAGCTCGTCGTGCTCACGACCGAAAATCTGCGTTCGAGCGCCGTCGCCTCGGCGTTTCGGCTTGGCATCACGCCCGACGACCGCTGGCTCGATCCGCTCGCGGTCTACCACATGGGCGGGCTCGCGCCGATCGTTCGCTCCGCACTCTACGGGACGACCGTCGTCATTCCGGGCGAGTTCGACGCCCGAGCGACGCTCAACGCGCTCGAACGGTTCGATTGCACCGGGATCTCGCTCGTGCCGACGATGCTCCGGCGGCTTCTCGCCGCCGGGTCGCTCGCCGACTCGCTCCGGTTCGTCCTCCTGGGCGGTGCGCCCGCCTCGGAAGAACTCATCGAGCGTTGTGAGAAGCGCGGTGTTCCCGTCCACCCCACCTACGGCATGACCGAGACGGCCTCGCAGGTCGCCACCGCACGTCCCGGAGAGGCGTTCGCCCACACCGGTACGGTCGGCCGCCCACTCCTGGACACCGATCTCTCGGTTCTCGGCGGCGACGGGAAATCCGTCGACATCGGCGAGACGGGCGAGCTCGTCGTGTCCGGCCCGACGGTGTTCGCGGGTTACTACGGCGATCCCGACGCGACCGCGCGGGCATTCTCCGAGCGAGGCTTTCACACCGGCGACGTCGGCCATCGCGACGCTGGCGGGCGGCTCTGGGTGACGGGCCGGCGCGACGAGATGATCTCGACGGGTGGGGAGCTCGTCGCGCCCGGCGAGATCGCCCGCGTGCTCCGGTCCCATCCGGCCATCGACGACGCCGGCGTCGTCGGTCTCCCCGATCCCGACTGGGGCGAGCGCGTCGGTGCACTCGTCGTCGGGGATGTCACCGACGCCGAGACGGTTCGAAATTACTGCCGCGAGCGCCTCGCCGGTTTCAAACTCCCGCGAACGATCGCGTTCGCCGACGAACTCCCCCGCACCGCCTCGGGCACCGTCGCGCGCCGGGTGGTCCGGGAGCGTCTTCTAGACAACGGCGACTGATCGGGTCGGCCGTGGCTCTCAGTCAGCGCCGCCCTCCGCGACCGGCCGACCGTCGGTGTCGAGCGCCGCTGCAGTCGGTGGCTGTGTCCGTACGTCCGCGCCCTCGCGCTCGTCGATGACGTCGGCGTAGGCATCTGGCATCACCTTCACGAAATTCGTCAGCTCCTCGTCCCAGTCGTCGAGAACGGACTGCCCGCGGTCGGAGCCGGTGTAGGTGACGTGGTTTTCGACCAGCCGGCGGAGCATCCGCTCGTCCTTCTCGTCGAGTTCCGTGGTCGTGCTCACCATGCCGCGGTTGACGCGCGATTCGAACTCGTTCTCCCTATCGAGCACGTACGCGACGCCGCCGCTCATGCCGGCCGCGAAGTTCTTCCCCGTCTCGCCGAGCACCGCGATCGCTCCCCCGGTCATATATTCGCAGCCGTGGTCGCCGACCGACTCGACGACGCCCGTGACACCCGAGTTGCGCACCGCGAACCGCTCGCCGGCCTTCCCGTTGACGTAGATCTCGCCCTCGGTCGCGCCGTAGAGGGCGACGTTCCCGATCAAACTGTTCGCCTCGGGTTCGTAGGGCGCGGTCGGCGGCGTGTTCACGACGAGTTTCCCACCGGAGAGCCCCTTGCCGACGTAGTCGTTGGTGGTCCCGGTCAGATGCATCGTCACGCCCGTGGCGAGAAAGGCCCCGAAGCTCTGGCCGGCCGTCCCGTCGAAGTCCACGGTTATGGAATCCTCGGGGAGACCATCGCCGCCGTGCTCGCGGGAGATATGGTGGGAGAGCAGCGCGCCGACCGCACGATCGGCGTTCGAGATCTCCCGACTGAGCGAGACGGGTTTTCCGTTCTGGATGGCCGTCTCGGCGTCGGCGATCAATTCGTGATCTAGCTGCTCGTCGATCTCGTGGGTCTGGTCTCGTATCTTCGTGCGTTCGGTGCCCGGCTCGCCGTCGCTGCGCGGCTCGGCGAGCATCGACGAGAGATCGAGCTTTCTGGCCTTCTCGTTGGCGACATCCGTGCGCTGGGTGAGGAACTCGGGGCGGCCAATCATCTCCTCGACGGTTGCAAAGCCGAGTTCGGCCATGATCTCGCGGAGTTCCTGTGCGATGAACGTCATGTAGTTGATGACGTGTTCGGGCTCGCCGGGGAAGCGCTCCCTGAGCTCCTCGCGCTGGGTGGCGACGCCGACCGGACAGGTGTTTTCGTGACACTGGCGAGCCATCACACAACCCGAGGTGACGAGAGAAGCGGTCCCGAACACGTACTCCTCGGCCCCCAGGAGCGCCGCGATGGCCACGTCACGGCCGGTCTTCATGCCGCCGTCGGCCGAGATCCGGATGCGCGAGCGGAGTCGGGTCTCCCGGAGCAGTTGGTTCGCCTCGGCCAGTCCGAGCTCCCACGGCAGACCCGCATTTTTGATCGAGGTGCGCGGGCTCGCACCCGTCCCGCCGGAGTGCCCCGAGATGTGGACGACGTCGGCGTTGGCCTTCGCCACACCCGCCGCGATCGTGCCGATGCCCGCCTCAGAGACGAGTTTGACGTTGATGTCGGCCTCGGGGTTCGCCGCCTTCAGATCGTGGATCAGCTGCTTCAGGTCCTCGATCGAGTAGATGTCGTGCAGCGGCGGCGGCGAGATGAGGCCGACGCCCGGCGTCGCGTATCTGACGTGGGCGATCATCTCGTTGACCTTCTTCCCGGGGAGATGGCCGCCCTCGCCCGGCTTGGAGCCCTGGGCCATCTTGATCTGTATCTCGTCGGCCGACGTGAGATACTCCGAGGTGACGCCGAACCGACCCGACGCCACCTGCTTGACCGGACACTCCTTTTCAGTATGGAACCGTGCCGGCGGCTCGCCACCCTCGCCGGTGTTCGATTTCGCCCCCAACCTGTTCATCGCGATCGCGTTCGTCTCGTGCATCTCCGGCGAGAGGCTGCCGAGGCTCATCGCCGCCGTCGAGAACCGCTCGACGATCTCGTGAACCGGTTCGACCTCTTCTACCGAAATCGACTCGCGCTCGCTGTCGAATTCGAGCAGACCACGCAGCGTCTGGAGCTGCTCGTTCTGCTCGTTCATCAGACGGGCGAACTCCTCGTACTGCTCGTAATCGCCCTGCCTGACGGCCTGCTGGAGCGTGCCGACGGTCTGGGGGTTCCACTCGTGGAAGATCCCGTCCGAGCGGTGTTCGTACTCACCCTGCCGTTCGATATCGGGCTCGTCGCCGAACGCGAGCACGTGGCGATCCTCGAGATCGTCCTCGATCTCCGCGAGGCCGATGCCCTCCGTGCGGGCGGTCGTTCCCTCGAAGTAGTCGGCGACGAAGTCGGAATCCAGTCCGACTGCCTCGAAGATCTGGGCCCCCTGATAGCTCTGGACCGTCGAAATCCCCATCTTCGACATGGTTTTCAGGAGTCCGTCCTCGAGCGCGCCCCGGTAGGCCGCGACGGCCGCATCGCGGTCGGCACCGTCCGCGCCGCGCGTGAGGTCCGCGATCGTCCGGTAGGCGAGATACGGGTTGACCGCACCCGCGCCGTAGCCGACGAGCGCCGCGACGTGATGAACGGTACGTGGGTCGGCCGATTCGACGACGAGCCCGACGCGGTTGCGACGGCCGTTGCGCACCAGGTGATGGTGGACGGCACCGGTCGCCAGCAGCGACGGGATCGGTACCCGCTCGCCGCTCGCTGTCCGATCCGAGAGAATCAGGATATCGTTCTCGTCGGCGGCCACGGTCGCCTCGCGTCGCACGCGCTCGACGGCCGATTCGAGATCGTCGTCGACGTCGTAGGTGATGTCGACGACACGGCTCTCCATCCCGTTGGCCGCCTCGCCCTCGATCCCCCTGATGGCTGCCGTCTCGTCGTTCGAGAGAACGGGCGAGTCGGCGACGAGCTGGCGTGCGTGAGCCGGCGACTCGGCGAGCAGGTTGCGCTGGTTGCCGAGGCGCGTTTCGAGCGACGTCACCAGCTCCTCGCGGATGTAATCGAGCGGCGGGTTCGTCACCTGCGCGAACAGCTGCTTGAAGTAGGTGAACAGCGGGCGGTTGAACTGCGAGAGGACGGAAAGAGGTGTGTCGTCGCCCATCGACCCGACCGGGTCCTTCCCCTTGGTCGCCATCGGTTCGAGCAGGTTATCGAGTTCGTCGTGGGTGTAGCCGTAGAGCGCCTGGCGGCTGCGGAGATCGGTGTTGCTCTCGTGCTCCGCGTATTCCTGGTGATCGCCTGCCGCGTCGACGAGGTCGGCGAGATCGACCTGCTCCTCGTCGATCCACTCGCCGTAGTTCTCGTGGGTCAGTTCCGCGAACACCTCCTCGTCGGGCAGAACGCGCCCTTCCTCGGGATCCGCGAGGAACAGTTGGCCAGGTTCGAGCCGGCCGCGCTCGGCGACGTTCGCCGGGTCGAGATCGAGCGCCCCGGTCTCTGAGGCCATCACGAGCCGTCCATCGGTCGTCACGTCGTAGCGACAGGGCCGGAAGCCGTTGCGATCGAGCACCGCACCGACCCGCTCGCCGTCCGTCGCCGCCACCAGCGCCGGCCCGTCCCACGGTTCGGACAGTGAGGCGTGGAAATCGTAGAACGCACGGCGCTCGTCGCTCATCTCGTGTTCGTCGCCGCGGAACGCCTCCGGGATCAGCAGCCTGAGCGCGTGTGGGAGCTCGCGGCCCGATTCCATGAGGAGTTCGAGCGCGTTGTCGACGCTCGCGGTGTCCGACTGCTTCGCATCGGCGATCACCGGCCTGACCGCATCGACGTCGAACTCGTCGGTATCGATGTCGGTCTCGCGGGCGCGCATCCAGTTGACGTTGCCCTGGATCGTGTTGATCTCGCCGTTGTGGATGGTTCGCCGGTAGGGATGGGCGAGATGCCACGCGCCGAGCGTGTTCGTCGAAAAGCGCGCGTGGACCATGACGAACGTCGAGGCGAGCCGCGAATCCCGAAGGTCGGGGTAGTAGCCGGCGAGCTGATCGCCCTTCAGCAGTCCCTTGTAGACGAGCGTCTGGCGGTCGAGCGAGCAGACGTAGAAGCGCTCGTGGCCAGCGGGCTCGCGCTCGGCGACGCGCTTTTCGACCGCTCGACGGCCGACGTAGAGCCGCGTGTCGAACTCGTCGGTGGCGAGATCCTCTTCGGGGACGACGATCGCCTGGTAAACCGCTGGTTCGGAATCGATCGCCGTCCGTCCTAGATCTGTGTTGTCCGTCGGGACCGCCCGCCAGTGGGCGACCGAGAGGCCGTGCTCGGCGAGTTCGTCGGCGACGAGTTCCTGGAGCACCTCGCGTGCGGCATCGTCCTGGGGGAAGAACAGCGATCCGACGGCATAGGTCCCGGAGAGATCAATCGGGAGTTCGTCGGCGAAGAATTCGTGAGGTGTCTGAAGCATGACGCCCGCGCCGTCGCCGGTGTTCTCCTCCGCGCCGGTCGTCCCGCGATGTTCGAGATTCGAGAGGAGTTCGAGCCCGTCGGCGACGACCGAGTGGCCTCCCTCCCCGTCGAGATCCATAACGACCCCGACGCCGCAGTTCGCGCGCTGCTCGGACGGATCGGCCAGTCCCGTGGCCGCCGACTGCTCTCCGTGGGAATGTGTGTCATCCATATGCAACGGGCTCTCATTGACAGGGATAAGAGGCTAACCCTGAAAGGATAAGTGTGTATTAATACCACTCAAGGATGTCAGTACATCCGTCCCGCGGTCGTCAGCGCGGAAAAAGAGGATTCAGGGGGTGGAACCGCTCAGTACGACTTGGCGAAATACGCTGTCTCGGTCGCGTCGTCGCCACAGATCGCACACGTGTCGTCGATCGGCCCCTCGTCCTCGTCGAAGGGGACCATCACGATCTCGGCGGCGATCTCGTCTTTGATCTCGGTCTCGCAGCCTTCCTCGCCACACCACGCGGTCTTGACGTAGCCACCGTGCTGACCGATCGTACCGAGCAACTCGTTGCGACTCTCGGCTTCGCGGACGTTTTCCTCTAGCTCTTCTTCGGCGGCGGCGTACAGTTTCGCGTAGACGGTGTCGAGATGCTCGTCGACCGTGTCGGCGATACTCTCACGCCCCTCGACGATCGATTCGCCGTCTGGACGGTGGACGAGCGTCGCTTCCTCGTCTTCGACCTCGTGCGGCCCGATCTCGATGCGCAGCGGAACGCCGTTGAGCTCCCATT belongs to Halococcus qingdaonensis and includes:
- a CDS encoding 1,4-dihydroxy-2-naphthoate polyprenyltransferase, which translates into the protein MSTQEVSRGRAWLMAARPQTLPAAAAPVFVGTGLAVAMDVFAPLPALAALVGALLIQIGTNFANDYYDAKSGVDSEDRDGFTRVTQSGLIGASEVRRAMIATFALAIVLGSYLVFVGGLPIVIVGLSSVAAGILYTGGPYPYGWYGLGDLFVFVFFGLVAVSGTYYVQAAALARSFPLWLPPDTLPLAAVVASLPAAGLSTNILIVNNLRDRETDMAAGKRSLAVLLGYRWSRVEFLLMTGMAYVIPVVFWLTGSGALVLAPLLTLPYAASIAATVLTRTDGDALNPALERVGKLLAAHSVLFALGLALPRVL
- a CDS encoding mandelate racemase/muconate lactonizing enzyme family protein codes for the protein MRIEPLSLALASPLSTARGTIDTREGFLVTIDHEGTRGVGEATPLPGWTESLDKCRTALDRVLDTDDWSAALDALDGTPAARHGLALALADARSRAAGLPLYRHLGGDPTDEIPVNATIGDGSVDETIAEATAAVERGFEALKLKVGARAIVEDIERVAAVRETVGNDIELRADANGAWDHETARAALDEFADAGLAYVEQPLPADDLAGHADLRGRLPIALDESLAIHSVERVLAADAADVIIVKPMALGGPNRARAATLAAREAGCEAVLTTTIDGALARAGAVHVAASFPDPLAAGLATADRLAEDLISDPAPIDDGHARVPQGPGNAPLEDG
- the menE gene encoding o-succinylbenzoate--CoA ligase, translating into MTDVLARRVQASPDATALVGVGGAEWTYRELDEHVERVAGRLAALGIAGEHLGCLLETRPATAVLVHAAARLGCVLVPLNTRLTPTELDSHVERAELAALVCGADTADTAVELSVDVPTASVDDTEHTEITVLDSVSPAEFAPASRDADDPAVMLATSGTTGEPKLVVLTTENLRSSAVASAFRLGITPDDRWLDPLAVYHMGGLAPIVRSALYGTTVVIPGEFDARATLNALERFDCTGISLVPTMLRRLLAAGSLADSLRFVLLGGAPASEELIERCEKRGVPVHPTYGMTETASQVATARPGEAFAHTGTVGRPLLDTDLSVLGGDGKSVDIGETGELVVSGPTVFAGYYGDPDATARAFSERGFHTGDVGHRDAGGRLWVTGRRDEMISTGGELVAPGEIARVLRSHPAIDDAGVVGLPDPDWGERVGALVVGDVTDAETVRNYCRERLAGFKLPRTIAFADELPRTASGTVARRVVRERLLDNGD
- the gltB gene encoding glutamate synthase large subunit — encoded protein: MDDTHSHGEQSAATGLADPSEQRANCGVGVVMDLDGEGGHSVVADGLELLSNLEHRGTTGAEENTGDGAGVMLQTPHEFFADELPIDLSGTYAVGSLFFPQDDAAREVLQELVADELAEHGLSVAHWRAVPTDNTDLGRTAIDSEPAVYQAIVVPEEDLATDEFDTRLYVGRRAVEKRVAEREPAGHERFYVCSLDRQTLVYKGLLKGDQLAGYYPDLRDSRLASTFVMVHARFSTNTLGAWHLAHPYRRTIHNGEINTIQGNVNWMRARETDIDTDEFDVDAVRPVIADAKQSDTASVDNALELLMESGRELPHALRLLIPEAFRGDEHEMSDERRAFYDFHASLSEPWDGPALVAATDGERVGAVLDRNGFRPCRYDVTTDGRLVMASETGALDLDPANVAERGRLEPGQLFLADPEEGRVLPDEEVFAELTHENYGEWIDEEQVDLADLVDAAGDHQEYAEHESNTDLRSRQALYGYTHDELDNLLEPMATKGKDPVGSMGDDTPLSVLSQFNRPLFTYFKQLFAQVTNPPLDYIREELVTSLETRLGNQRNLLAESPAHARQLVADSPVLSNDETAAIRGIEGEAANGMESRVVDITYDVDDDLESAVERVRREATVAADENDILILSDRTASGERVPIPSLLATGAVHHHLVRNGRRNRVGLVVESADPRTVHHVAALVGYGAGAVNPYLAYRTIADLTRGADGADRDAAVAAYRGALEDGLLKTMSKMGISTVQSYQGAQIFEAVGLDSDFVADYFEGTTARTEGIGLAEIEDDLEDRHVLAFGDEPDIERQGEYEHRSDGIFHEWNPQTVGTLQQAVRQGDYEQYEEFARLMNEQNEQLQTLRGLLEFDSERESISVEEVEPVHEIVERFSTAAMSLGSLSPEMHETNAIAMNRLGAKSNTGEGGEPPARFHTEKECPVKQVASGRFGVTSEYLTSADEIQIKMAQGSKPGEGGHLPGKKVNEMIAHVRYATPGVGLISPPPLHDIYSIEDLKQLIHDLKAANPEADINVKLVSEAGIGTIAAGVAKANADVVHISGHSGGTGASPRTSIKNAGLPWELGLAEANQLLRETRLRSRIRISADGGMKTGRDVAIAALLGAEEYVFGTASLVTSGCVMARQCHENTCPVGVATQREELRERFPGEPEHVINYMTFIAQELREIMAELGFATVEEMIGRPEFLTQRTDVANEKARKLDLSSMLAEPRSDGEPGTERTKIRDQTHEIDEQLDHELIADAETAIQNGKPVSLSREISNADRAVGALLSHHISREHGGDGLPEDSITVDFDGTAGQSFGAFLATGVTMHLTGTTNDYVGKGLSGGKLVVNTPPTAPYEPEANSLIGNVALYGATEGEIYVNGKAGERFAVRNSGVTGVVESVGDHGCEYMTGGAIAVLGETGKNFAAGMSGGVAYVLDRENEFESRVNRGMVSTTTELDEKDERMLRRLVENHVTYTGSDRGQSVLDDWDEELTNFVKVMPDAYADVIDEREGADVRTQPPTAAALDTDGRPVAEGGAD